A part of Miscanthus floridulus cultivar M001 chromosome 6, ASM1932011v1, whole genome shotgun sequence genomic DNA contains:
- the LOC136459998 gene encoding transcription initiation factor IIA subunit 2-like, protein MATFELYRRSTIGTYLTETLDELVSSGAVSPELAIQVLLQFDKSMTEALEMQVKSKVNVKGHLHTYRFCDNVWTFILTDATFKSEEIQETLGKVKIVACDSKLLQPQQP, encoded by the exons ATGGCCACCTTCGAGCTGTACCGGAGGTCCACCATTGGCACCTACCTCACCGAGACGCTGGACGAACTCGTCTCCAGCGGGGCCGTCAGCCCAGAGCTCGCCATCCAGGTCCTCCTGCAGTTCGACAAG TCCATGACTGAGGCGCTGGAGATGCAGGTCAAGAGCAAGGTTAACGTCAAG GGTCATCTGCACACCTACAGGTTCTGCGACAATGTCTGGACCTTCATTCTAACAGATGCAACCTTCAAGAGCGAGGAGATTCAAGAAACACTGGGCAAAGTGAAGATCGTGGCCTGCGATTCCAAGTTGCTGCAGCCTCAACAACCATAA